Proteins encoded together in one Dermacentor variabilis isolate Ectoservices chromosome 2, ASM5094787v1, whole genome shotgun sequence window:
- the LOC142570299 gene encoding uncharacterized protein LOC142570299 — protein MGPPTKKHRTTSRSPRRSPRKGTAAQGQGHRRFDTSKTRGRSPSSRPTASRRGQAGGGGGGSPASRSHLVVLVNGLAVSTFCVLVAFFVVYTVRSAGTLATAARRSHPGGALEAARSKRPQHGDFAAASAGVRVRVPRAEPTAGIQPRHVSVRLLPRSGLLLPVCEHGARRYTGAAEHCRPSQRPQADRNHRQRLLATLGRDSLLVAPAPYPSSSPGALDPSYHGYEALRWHSRVAELGGNESARACHTVSLAGVAMTAANATLVPYDRICAARFLRTPRTSRDGWSSVGRLWGSGALVSFLSPARARSFVAAVHEEAGSSCLGFWDPEHDDFAGRCGGPEYPLIGAIVKRLDDEQRRD, from the exons ATGGGGCCACCGACGAAGAAGCATCGTACGACCTCTCGAAGTCCGCGCCGTTCGCCGCGGAAGGGAACCGCTGCGCAAGGACAGGGACACCGGCGCTTTGACACCAGCAAGACCAGAGGTCGGTCCCCGTCGTCGAGACCGACCGCCAGCCGGCGGGGACAAGCCGGCGGAGGCGGCGGTGGCTCGCCGGCTTCGCGTTCCCACCTTGTGGTCCTGGTCAACGGCCTGGCCGTTTCCACATTCTGCGTGCTGGTCGCGTTCTTCGTGGTGTACACGGTGCGCAGCGCCGGTACGTTGGCCACGGCCGCGAGGCGAAGCCACCCTGGCGGCGCGCTTGAGGCAGCCCGGAGCAAGCGCCCCCAGCATGGCGACTTCGCCGCCGCATCTGCAGGA GTTCGTGTGCGTGTACCACGAGCAGAACCGACGGCCGGGATACAGCCCCGACACGTTTCCGTACGCCTACTGCCACGTAGTGGCCTACTGCTGCCTGTCTGTGAACACGGCGCCCGAAGATACACAGGCGCTGCAGAGCATTGCCGCCCTAGCCAGCGCCCGCAAGCCGATCGCAATCATCGTCAAAG ACTCCTGGCCACCTTAGGGCGTGACTCGCTGCTGGTCGCTCCCGCCCCGTACCCGTCGTCGTCGCCAGGCGCCCTGGACCCGTCGTACCACGGCTACGAGGCTCTGCGGTGGCACAGCCGGGTGGCCGAGCTGGGCGGAAACGAGAGCGCCCGCGCCTGCCACACCGTCAGCTTGGCAGGCGTGGCGATGACCGCAGCCAACGCTACGCTAGTGCCGTACGATCGCATCTGCGCGGCACGATTCCTCAGGACGCCCAGGACAAG CAGGGACGGCTGGTCATCGGTGGGTCGCCTGTGGGGCTCCGGCGCCCTGGTGTCCTTCCTGTCCCCGGCCCGGGCGCGATCCTTCGTTGCCGCCGTGCACGAGGAGGCGGGTTCAAGCTGCCTAGGCTTCTGGGATCCCGAGCACGACGACTTCGCTGGTCGCTGCGGGGGGCCCGAGTACCCGCTCATAGGGGCCATTGTGAAACGACTCGACGATGAGCAGAGACGTGATTAA